A part of Bacillus thuringiensis genomic DNA contains:
- a CDS encoding helix-turn-helix domain-containing protein — translation MATLGEKIKALRKEKKLTQTELAGSELTKSMLSQIENGKATPSMKTLQYIAEKLECETSFLLEEDEGEIVELIQKMEQLIKANKCDEVYNTLLPIVQNDMPLTLHTARLYKQFIIGAVIMKDYNIEFFVEKATSIFEKYTLYRDSTETKLTFSYVLFSHKKYEECLQLIASIRDDYEAKHLEMDLIIHIQLCLKEAIILLAYGDYEKCEKIILEALAFSKKHQVYYKTDEFYRILSYQKVIMADKEQYLHYIKKSEQFAIFTEDTLSIATIDILKAYYYNTITNEYTIALEHLEQFREKLKDEPIFQNDGLYYLEKGKSLYGLKEYKKALKALQRANIPDYMTHPLDQSWLTTAGAYRALCYVKLNDKKRALKEATDATKKIQSYPDSIFSSFVKETLQIIQKL, via the coding sequence ATGGCAACTCTCGGAGAAAAAATTAAAGCATTACGAAAAGAAAAAAAACTTACACAAACAGAGCTGGCAGGTTCGGAACTAACAAAAAGTATGCTTAGTCAAATTGAAAATGGAAAAGCTACACCTTCCATGAAAACATTACAATATATTGCTGAAAAACTTGAATGTGAAACGAGCTTTTTATTAGAGGAAGATGAAGGAGAAATTGTAGAACTCATTCAAAAAATGGAGCAACTCATAAAGGCAAATAAATGCGATGAAGTATATAACACTTTACTACCTATCGTTCAAAATGACATGCCCCTTACTCTACATACCGCTCGTTTATATAAACAATTTATTATCGGAGCAGTTATCATGAAAGATTACAATATTGAGTTTTTCGTTGAAAAAGCTACCTCTATATTTGAAAAATATACTTTATACCGGGACAGTACTGAAACAAAATTAACTTTTTCATACGTGCTGTTCTCACATAAAAAGTATGAGGAATGTTTACAGCTAATTGCTAGCATTCGAGATGATTATGAAGCGAAACATTTAGAAATGGATCTTATTATACACATTCAATTATGTTTAAAAGAGGCCATCATTTTACTAGCATATGGCGATTATGAAAAATGCGAAAAAATCATATTAGAGGCACTCGCCTTTTCTAAAAAACATCAAGTGTATTATAAAACAGATGAGTTTTACCGCATATTATCTTATCAAAAAGTCATCATGGCTGATAAAGAACAATATTTACACTACATAAAGAAATCCGAGCAATTCGCTATTTTTACTGAAGACACTTTATCAATCGCAACTATAGATATATTAAAAGCATATTACTACAACACAATTACTAATGAATATACAATTGCATTAGAACATCTAGAACAATTTCGAGAAAAACTAAAAGATGAGCCAATTTTTCAAAACGATGGATTGTATTACCTTGAAAAAGGAAAATCTTTGTACGGATTAAAAGAATACAAAAAAGCTCTAAAAGCTTTACAACGTGCTAACATTCCCGATTATATGACGCATCCACTTGATCAATCCTGGCTTACAACAGCAGGTGCATATCGTGCCCTTTGTTATGTAAAACTAAACGATAAAAAAAGAGCTCTTAAGGAGGCTACAGACGCCACAAAAAAAATACAATCCTATCCGGATTCCATCTTTTCTTCTTTTGTTAAAGAAACATTACAAATAATACAAAAACTTTAA
- a CDS encoding MFS transporter: MGDVSIGQNDSRMKIATRNIILMMIGKMTSLLGAGIYTFAMGLYVLKTTGSGMGFATTLVCGSLPRMICGPIAGAVADRVNRKWLVIGTDLLSSLTMLIMFILATIFGPSLLFIYISAALLSICASFYSVALTSSIPNLVDEGRIQKASALNQTAASLSNILGPIIGGVVFGFFSIKSFFLLNSITFFLAVILQLFIVFDLYKKEVAENKEHFLTSIKEGFSYVKRQHEIYGLMKIALWVNFFACGLTVALPYIIVHTLHLSSKQLGTVEGMLAVGMLMGAIALSVRKELNNPFRSIYTGLFLFAGLSLCTVFPLLVTIPKVASFIYYGTFMMLIGISIMLANIPMQVYMQKTTDPSYLGRVFGLLETIATAIAPLGMIVYGLLLDMLPTSIVMMTIGGGLLLVVLVGVKQHMAKKQVDVSA, encoded by the coding sequence ATGGGAGATGTAAGTATAGGTCAAAATGATTCGAGAATGAAGATTGCAACGAGAAACATCATTTTAATGATGATTGGAAAGATGACTTCTTTATTAGGAGCGGGAATTTATACATTTGCCATGGGGTTATACGTATTAAAGACTACTGGTTCAGGGATGGGGTTTGCTACTACGCTTGTTTGTGGATCACTTCCAAGGATGATTTGTGGTCCGATTGCGGGTGCTGTAGCTGACCGCGTGAATCGTAAGTGGCTTGTTATTGGTACTGATTTATTAAGTAGCTTAACGATGCTTATTATGTTTATTCTTGCTACTATATTTGGGCCGTCACTTCTTTTTATTTATATTTCAGCAGCATTATTATCCATTTGTGCAAGTTTTTATTCTGTTGCATTAACCTCATCTATTCCTAATTTAGTAGATGAAGGGCGTATTCAAAAAGCGAGTGCATTAAATCAAACGGCAGCTTCTTTATCAAATATTTTAGGGCCAATTATTGGCGGAGTTGTATTCGGTTTCTTTTCAATTAAGTCGTTCTTTTTATTAAATAGTATTACGTTCTTTTTAGCAGTGATTCTGCAATTATTTATCGTATTTGATTTATACAAAAAAGAAGTGGCTGAGAATAAAGAGCATTTCTTGACGAGTATAAAAGAAGGTTTTTCATATGTAAAAAGACAGCATGAAATATATGGTTTAATGAAAATAGCACTTTGGGTAAACTTTTTTGCGTGTGGGCTAACCGTTGCACTTCCATATATTATCGTCCATACATTGCATTTATCTTCAAAGCAACTCGGTACTGTAGAGGGAATGTTAGCAGTCGGGATGCTAATGGGTGCGATTGCCTTATCAGTACGTAAAGAATTGAATAATCCGTTTCGTTCTATTTATACGGGACTGTTTTTGTTTGCGGGTTTAAGTTTATGTACAGTCTTCCCGTTGTTAGTTACTATTCCAAAAGTGGCAAGTTTTATTTACTATGGCACTTTTATGATGTTAATTGGTATATCAATCATGCTTGCGAATATTCCGATGCAAGTATATATGCAAAAGACGACAGATCCGAGCTACTTAGGGCGTGTATTCGGTCTACTTGAAACAATTGCTACTGCAATCGCACCGCTCGGTATGATTGTATATGGATTATTATTAGATATGTTGCCAACTAGCATTGTTATGATGACAATAGGTGGAGGATTATTGTTAGTTGTATTAGTTGGAGTAAAGCAGCATATGGCGAAAAAACAAGTGGATGTATCGGCTTAA
- a CDS encoding LysR family transcriptional regulator, giving the protein MNLLKLEIVVLIKKYKKLTIVAEKLGVKQPTITFHIKSLEEDLGVSLFELRSGRYFLTEAGEALHHYACKIDALMKEARRVTQEFKDFHKGAITIGASYVPATYLLPEIVHQFQCEFPNIKITLMVKTAPEIRTMLQNHEIDLGVISAAPFDELLLKQTNVMPDTLVLAFSKEHHFSKKENISLQDIEKERILLHRNPSTTRDLLTKWMLAHNITFQSEIELDSLETMKQILKYGNGVAFISKLAIEQEVQRNELCYIPIPGFEFQRNIYTIHHEDRWNSKIISFLLHSITSYAEKS; this is encoded by the coding sequence ATGAATCTCTTAAAACTGGAAATTGTAGTGCTTATTAAGAAATACAAAAAGCTTACGATCGTTGCAGAAAAACTAGGTGTTAAACAACCTACTATTACATTCCATATAAAAAGCCTAGAAGAGGACCTCGGTGTATCTTTATTCGAATTACGTTCGGGAAGGTATTTCTTAACAGAGGCTGGTGAGGCATTACATCATTATGCTTGTAAAATAGATGCACTCATGAAAGAAGCTAGACGGGTCACGCAAGAGTTTAAAGATTTTCATAAAGGCGCTATAACAATTGGCGCTAGTTATGTACCAGCGACTTATCTTTTACCAGAAATTGTTCACCAATTTCAATGCGAATTTCCAAATATAAAAATAACACTTATGGTAAAAACAGCTCCTGAGATTCGAACGATGCTACAAAATCATGAAATTGATCTCGGTGTAATTTCCGCAGCACCGTTTGATGAATTACTTTTAAAACAAACAAATGTAATGCCTGATACACTTGTTCTTGCTTTCTCCAAAGAACATCATTTTTCAAAAAAAGAAAATATATCACTACAAGATATTGAAAAAGAACGTATACTATTGCATCGTAATCCATCTACAACGAGAGATTTACTTACAAAATGGATGTTAGCTCATAACATTACATTCCAATCTGAAATTGAATTAGATTCATTAGAAACGATGAAACAAATTTTAAAATATGGTAATGGCGTCGCTTTTATTTCTAAACTTGCTATTGAACAAGAAGTACAACGAAATGAACTATGCTATATACCCATCCCTGGATTTGAATTTCAACGTAACATTTATACGATTCATCATGAGGACAGATGGAATTCTAAAATTATTTCTTTTTTACTACATAGCATCACTTCTTATGCAGAAAAAAGTTAA
- a CDS encoding ABC transporter ATP-binding protein: MDIKISGLEKKFGKTQALKPLQIVMKQGEFTTLLGPSGCGKTTLLRMIAGLEEPDKGEIYFGDTCMYSGAKKIKTSPHERNIGMVFQDFALWPHMTVFENVAFGLRATRQTNQLQEKVEDAIKRVHLQGMEKRYPHELSGGQQQRVAFARAIVTKPHFILFDEPLSALDAILREEMRLELMDIVHSIGLTALYVTHDQTEAMSMSDQIIVMKQGEVLQKGTPEDIYVKPSHEFVAKFVGKANWLVEGKQMIRPEHVSWTKKELCEMYTGEIQHVTYVGERYEMKVNMGALGIWTAYHNSKLSIGKPVSLYVPKKCIHHIGGESYEEIQFA, encoded by the coding sequence ATGGACATTAAAATTAGTGGGTTAGAAAAGAAATTTGGAAAAACGCAGGCGTTAAAGCCGTTACAAATTGTCATGAAACAAGGTGAATTTACCACACTTTTAGGGCCTTCGGGATGCGGGAAAACGACTTTACTTAGAATGATTGCAGGACTTGAGGAGCCAGATAAAGGTGAAATATATTTCGGAGATACGTGCATGTATTCGGGTGCGAAAAAAATAAAAACATCTCCTCATGAACGTAATATCGGTATGGTGTTTCAAGATTTTGCTTTATGGCCACACATGACTGTATTTGAAAATGTCGCATTTGGTTTAAGGGCTACAAGGCAAACGAATCAATTACAGGAAAAAGTAGAAGATGCAATAAAGCGAGTTCACCTGCAAGGGATGGAGAAAAGATATCCGCATGAACTCTCTGGTGGACAGCAGCAACGTGTTGCATTTGCTAGAGCAATTGTAACAAAACCACATTTTATTTTGTTTGATGAACCGCTGAGTGCACTCGATGCCATTTTGCGAGAAGAAATGCGATTAGAGCTTATGGATATCGTTCATTCGATCGGTTTAACGGCATTGTATGTTACTCACGATCAAACAGAAGCTATGTCAATGTCAGACCAAATTATTGTAATGAAACAAGGAGAGGTATTACAAAAAGGAACACCAGAAGACATTTATGTGAAACCGTCTCATGAATTTGTTGCAAAATTTGTTGGTAAGGCAAATTGGCTTGTAGAGGGTAAACAAATGATTCGTCCAGAGCATGTGAGCTGGACAAAAAAAGAATTGTGCGAAATGTATACAGGTGAAATTCAGCACGTTACATATGTAGGAGAACGGTATGAAATGAAAGTAAACATGGGTGCACTTGGAATATGGACAGCTTATCACAATAGTAAATTAAGCATTGGGAAACCAGTATCGTTATATGTGCCAAAAAAATGTATTCATCATATAGGGGGAGAATCGTATGAAGAAATTCAGTTCGCTTAA
- a CDS encoding ABC transporter substrate-binding protein, translating into MKKFSSLKSLFVCTLLFSAVVTGCSSKTGNADAKSKTTNEKKIVVYSAGPKGLAEKIQKDFEKKTGIKVEMFQGTTGKILARMEAEKKKPVVDVVVLASLPAMEGLKKDGQTLAYKEAKQADKLRSEWSDDKGHYFGYSASALGIVYNTKNVKTAPEDWSDITKGEWKGKVNLPDPALSGSALDFVTGYVKKNGKDGWNLFEQLKKNEVTVAGANQEALDPVVTGAKDMVIAGVDYMTYSAKAKGEPVDIVYPKSGTVISPRAAGIMKDSKNVEGAKEFIDYLLSDDVQKQISKAYLLPGRTDIKAENRPNVEEIPVLNIDWKTVEKEQDEIGKQFKKVFQ; encoded by the coding sequence ATGAAGAAATTCAGTTCGCTTAAGTCTTTATTTGTATGTACTTTACTGTTTTCTGCAGTAGTAACAGGGTGTAGCTCAAAGACAGGTAATGCAGATGCAAAAAGTAAAACTACGAATGAAAAGAAAATTGTTGTATATAGTGCGGGACCAAAAGGGTTGGCAGAAAAAATTCAAAAGGACTTTGAAAAGAAAACGGGTATAAAAGTGGAAATGTTTCAAGGGACAACTGGAAAAATTTTAGCGAGAATGGAAGCTGAAAAGAAAAAACCAGTCGTTGACGTAGTGGTACTTGCTTCTTTACCAGCGATGGAAGGATTAAAGAAAGATGGTCAAACGTTAGCTTATAAAGAAGCGAAACAAGCTGATAAGCTTCGTTCGGAATGGTCGGATGATAAAGGGCATTATTTCGGGTATAGTGCTTCGGCATTAGGAATTGTGTACAATACAAAAAATGTGAAGACAGCACCTGAAGATTGGAGCGACATAACAAAAGGAGAATGGAAAGGGAAGGTGAATCTTCCAGATCCAGCACTTTCAGGTTCGGCTTTAGACTTTGTAACAGGATATGTGAAGAAGAATGGAAAAGATGGATGGAATTTATTTGAACAGCTTAAGAAAAATGAAGTTACAGTAGCCGGGGCAAACCAAGAAGCATTAGATCCAGTTGTAACAGGTGCAAAAGATATGGTCATTGCGGGTGTTGATTATATGACGTACAGTGCAAAAGCAAAGGGTGAACCAGTTGATATCGTATATCCAAAAAGCGGAACAGTCATTAGTCCACGCGCAGCAGGCATTATGAAGGATAGTAAAAATGTAGAAGGTGCAAAAGAGTTTATTGATTATTTATTATCAGATGATGTGCAAAAACAAATTTCTAAAGCATATTTATTGCCTGGTAGAACAGATATAAAAGCTGAAAATAGACCAAATGTGGAAGAAATTCCAGTATTAAATATTGATTGGAAAACAGTGGAGAAAGAACAAGATGAAATAGGAAAACAATTTAAGAAAGTATTCCAATAA
- a CDS encoding ABC transporter permease: MVNRFVSVRQIGMTVALLLVAMLIVIPLFLILFSSVYENSSWNFLKPFELMQSGGLAGIFLNSMLLGVLVVIGATVFAFPLAFIMSKTDVGKYSKLDVVFMIPFMTPPYIGSMGWILFMQPNGYFEQFFPMLKTISSSFFSLGGMVVIMSLHLFPFLYFMLKNTLLQIGSSKEEAAAVHGGRFFYRLRKIILPLLVSSYVMGALLIFVKTIAEFGTPATFGRRIGFHVLTSEIHKFISSWPIDFSSATALSSLLLSACMLIWYMQNVLNRKYSYAMVSGKGVKSKRYTLSIFTRVVAWGYVFGLLIVSIGIPYFSILIASLSKLRGGGLQLNNFTTSHYEALFTMGSPGLEALWNSFLFSLITAIIAVMIGVFLALMIRKGKKSSEKWLDMCGMLPNMVPGIVMVVGLILFWNSPYMPLSIYNTPVMVIVTYVVLFLPYTVQYVKASLGQIDDSLVQAGSIFSGNYIYIFRKIILPLIIPGILAGWAMTFTISIRELVASLLVLPPSVETSATFIFAQFEQGEVSIGMAMAVVSVGLTTICLLLLQHMEEKRKGVA; the protein is encoded by the coding sequence ATGGTAAATCGATTCGTTTCAGTAAGACAAATTGGAATGACGGTAGCGTTGTTACTTGTGGCGATGTTAATCGTCATTCCGCTTTTTCTCATTTTATTTTCTAGTGTATATGAAAATAGCAGTTGGAATTTTTTAAAGCCTTTTGAACTCATGCAGAGTGGTGGATTAGCTGGGATTTTTCTAAACTCGATGCTTCTCGGTGTACTTGTAGTAATAGGAGCTACCGTATTTGCATTTCCATTAGCGTTCATTATGAGCAAAACAGATGTTGGAAAGTATAGCAAGTTAGATGTTGTTTTTATGATCCCATTTATGACACCGCCGTATATTGGGTCAATGGGCTGGATTTTGTTCATGCAACCGAACGGCTATTTCGAACAGTTTTTTCCGATGCTAAAGACGATTTCATCTTCGTTTTTTAGTTTAGGAGGTATGGTTGTAATTATGAGTCTGCATTTATTCCCATTCCTTTATTTCATGTTGAAAAATACGTTACTTCAGATTGGGAGTAGTAAAGAAGAAGCAGCAGCAGTTCATGGTGGAAGATTTTTCTATCGTTTAAGAAAGATCATATTGCCGCTATTAGTATCAAGTTATGTAATGGGTGCGTTACTCATTTTCGTAAAGACGATTGCAGAATTTGGAACGCCGGCTACATTCGGACGAAGAATAGGATTTCATGTGTTAACATCAGAAATTCATAAATTTATTTCGAGTTGGCCGATTGATTTTAGTAGTGCAACAGCATTGTCTTCTTTATTACTTAGCGCGTGTATGCTCATTTGGTATATGCAAAATGTATTAAATCGAAAATATTCATATGCAATGGTTAGTGGAAAAGGTGTGAAATCTAAAAGGTATACATTGTCTATATTTACACGCGTTGTGGCATGGGGATATGTATTTGGTTTATTAATCGTATCAATTGGAATCCCATACTTTTCTATACTGATTGCTTCATTATCAAAATTAAGAGGCGGCGGCTTACAGTTAAATAACTTTACAACGAGCCATTATGAAGCATTATTTACAATGGGATCTCCAGGATTAGAAGCTTTATGGAATAGTTTTCTTTTTTCGCTTATAACAGCGATTATTGCCGTTATGATTGGAGTGTTTTTGGCGCTTATGATCCGAAAGGGGAAAAAGTCCTCTGAAAAATGGCTTGATATGTGCGGTATGTTACCAAATATGGTACCAGGAATCGTGATGGTTGTAGGGCTTATTTTATTTTGGAATTCACCCTATATGCCCCTGTCAATTTATAATACGCCAGTCATGGTTATCGTAACGTACGTTGTTCTTTTTTTACCTTATACGGTGCAGTATGTAAAAGCATCACTTGGACAAATTGATGATTCTCTAGTACAGGCAGGAAGTATTTTTTCTGGAAATTATATTTATATTTTTAGAAAGATAATATTACCTCTTATTATCCCGGGAATTCTTGCTGGGTGGGCGATGACATTTACAATCTCGATAAGAGAGTTAGTAGCGTCGCTTCTCGTACTACCTCCATCAGTAGAAACGTCAGCAACATTTATTTTTGCTCAATTTGAACAAGGAGAAGTATCTATTGGAATGGCAATGGCTGTCGTTTCAGTTGGACTTACAACAATATGTTTATTACTTCTGCAACATATGGAGGAAAAACGAAAAGGGGTAGCATGA
- a CDS encoding MBL fold metallo-hydrolase — translation MMRMEVWGGAGEYGRSCYFVKNKETKIVFDCGINRSYEDSYPKIEREVVPFLDAVFLSHIHEDHTMGLPLLAKYGYKKKIWTTRYTKEQLPAYYEKWRKYNLTRGWNVPYSDQNIKDLNYVYIDEISNPNEWIQITPTLRFQWGYSGHVLGAVWFLVDMSHTYVFYSGDYSAESNILRANLPEKLRGDIKVAIVDAAYHTDDVSQNERVAELCAEIVRVAGKKGIAVLPLPPLGRAQDIVLYLYEKYKELPIIVDQEILDGFEEMIVYKDWIKNNEELEELVESLKRNVIVMDDDIGTQHSYGIVVMSDANMQTKRAQLYYEQIRHEERNSIIFTGHIAKGSFAEKVLKERVGKECRVKRVLYKVHQSIRDVKEMLNTLSPEHTVLVHALKEDTDRLQKKLSTAGYENVYSLTMERIEVI, via the coding sequence ATGATGAGGATGGAAGTATGGGGAGGAGCGGGAGAATACGGTCGTTCCTGCTACTTCGTAAAAAATAAAGAGACGAAAATAGTATTTGATTGTGGTATTAATCGATCATATGAGGATAGTTATCCAAAAATAGAGAGGGAAGTTGTACCGTTTTTAGATGCAGTATTTTTATCGCATATTCATGAAGATCATACGATGGGTTTACCTTTATTAGCGAAGTATGGATATAAGAAAAAAATTTGGACGACTCGTTATACGAAGGAGCAACTTCCAGCTTATTATGAAAAATGGAGAAAATACAATCTGACGCGAGGATGGAATGTACCTTATAGTGACCAAAACATAAAAGATTTAAATTATGTATATATTGATGAGATTAGTAATCCAAATGAATGGATACAAATTACTCCTACATTGCGCTTTCAATGGGGCTATAGTGGTCATGTATTAGGCGCTGTTTGGTTTTTAGTGGATATGAGTCATACATATGTATTTTATTCTGGCGATTATTCAGCAGAGTCTAACATACTACGAGCTAATTTACCTGAGAAATTGCGTGGCGATATAAAAGTTGCCATCGTAGATGCCGCGTATCACACTGATGATGTTTCGCAAAATGAACGAGTAGCCGAACTGTGTGCAGAAATTGTACGAGTTGCGGGGAAGAAGGGAATAGCAGTATTACCGTTGCCACCGCTTGGTAGAGCGCAAGATATCGTATTGTATTTATATGAAAAATATAAAGAACTTCCCATTATAGTAGATCAAGAAATTTTGGATGGATTCGAAGAGATGATCGTATATAAAGATTGGATCAAAAATAATGAAGAACTTGAAGAGCTAGTGGAGAGTTTAAAAAGAAACGTAATAGTTATGGATGATGACATCGGTACGCAACATAGTTATGGAATAGTTGTAATGAGTGATGCGAATATGCAAACGAAACGAGCTCAGTTATATTATGAACAAATTCGGCATGAAGAACGAAATTCCATTATCTTTACTGGACATATTGCTAAAGGGAGTTTTGCAGAAAAAGTTTTGAAAGAACGTGTAGGTAAAGAATGTAGGGTGAAACGGGTTCTATACAAAGTTCACCAAAGTATAAGAGATGTGAAAGAGATGTTAAATACATTATCACCAGAACATACGGTGTTAGTACACGCTTTGAAAGAGGATACGGATCGATTACAGAAAAAGCTTAGCACGGCAGGGTATGAAAATGTATATTCACTTACTATGGAACGTATAGAAGTCATTTGA
- a CDS encoding YfmQ family protein translates to MTTWFIVMLVVFGAFKIIVSSLPNSVIESIISKYETHPQLEEENVTITIHGNNVEGEQKSKIIHDFNEGLFLDRYYAPPHNEGTPLIINAKRGKKDFTFYIYSHEEHVDVVKQHKKKVVAYSLRSKNLQNNDMFVSADLA, encoded by the coding sequence ATGACGACTTGGTTTATTGTTATGTTAGTTGTATTTGGAGCATTTAAAATTATCGTTTCTAGCCTTCCTAACTCTGTTATTGAATCTATTATTAGCAAGTACGAAACACATCCACAACTTGAAGAAGAGAATGTGACTATTACAATTCACGGAAATAACGTAGAAGGCGAACAGAAATCCAAAATTATTCATGATTTTAACGAAGGTTTATTTTTAGATCGCTATTATGCACCGCCACACAATGAGGGTACTCCTTTAATTATCAATGCAAAACGTGGCAAAAAAGATTTTACATTTTATATTTATAGTCATGAAGAGCATGTTGATGTTGTAAAGCAACATAAAAAGAAGGTCGTTGCTTATAGTTTACGCTCTAAAAACCTTCAAAATAATGATATGTTCGTGTCAGCTGATTTAGCTTAA
- a CDS encoding serine hydrolase, whose product MNILKIIGIVAGVIIVAVIAFFVIMKYYLSKEDPDYVLKYIKEHKDDKTCSLLIRKNGEVLTSINENVKLPLASTAKIVIAVEFAKQVSEGKISRDEQISLHELEKYYVKNTDGGAHPDWLEDAKARELVKNGQIALEEVAKGMIHYSSNANTTYLLDKLGIERVNESIKELELTSHDKFSSYTASLYMRGYVEKELHEPENQSLEMIRNMSKDEYNKHVLQIHEWMKDEEEWKKRDIPLKVDMEFQRIWSDRLVGANAKDYMSIMEKINSRNYFPKSMQEEIENIFKGTVNNSKLEFAGQKGGSTAFVLTKSLYTTDKKGNKVEVVIMFNDIEDQVAYQKLRNNIDYFIQDAVTNEEFRRKL is encoded by the coding sequence GTGAACATATTAAAGATTATAGGAATTGTTGCAGGAGTCATTATAGTAGCCGTTATAGCTTTCTTTGTTATTATGAAGTACTATTTGTCAAAAGAAGATCCTGATTATGTATTAAAGTACATAAAAGAACATAAAGATGATAAAACATGTTCATTACTAATTAGAAAAAATGGGGAAGTATTAACATCTATAAATGAAAATGTAAAATTGCCATTAGCGAGTACGGCAAAGATCGTAATAGCTGTTGAATTTGCTAAACAAGTGTCAGAAGGAAAAATAAGTCGAGATGAACAAATTTCATTGCATGAGCTAGAAAAATATTACGTTAAAAACACTGATGGTGGAGCGCATCCAGACTGGTTAGAAGATGCCAAAGCGAGAGAATTAGTGAAAAATGGACAGATCGCTTTAGAAGAAGTCGCTAAAGGGATGATTCATTATAGTTCTAATGCAAATACAACATATTTGTTAGATAAGCTTGGAATAGAAAGAGTAAATGAAAGTATAAAAGAGTTAGAGCTTACTAGTCATGACAAGTTCTCTTCGTATACTGCTTCACTATATATGAGAGGGTATGTAGAAAAAGAGCTTCATGAGCCAGAAAATCAATCGTTAGAAATGATACGTAACATGTCAAAGGATGAATATAATAAACATGTGTTACAAATACATGAATGGATGAAAGATGAAGAAGAATGGAAAAAACGGGATATTCCATTAAAAGTAGATATGGAATTTCAGCGAATTTGGTCGGATCGATTAGTGGGTGCAAACGCTAAAGATTATATGAGTATAATGGAAAAGATAAATAGTAGAAATTATTTTCCGAAATCAATGCAAGAAGAAATCGAGAATATTTTCAAAGGAACAGTTAATAATAGTAAGTTAGAATTTGCTGGGCAAAAAGGTGGCTCTACCGCATTCGTATTGACAAAAAGTCTATATACTACAGATAAGAAGGGGAATAAGGTAGAAGTTGTAATTATGTTTAACGATATAGAAGATCAAGTTGCATACCAAAAATTGAGAAATAATATAGATTATTTTATTCAAGACGCTGTAACAAATGAAGAGTTTAGAAGGAAATTATAA
- a CDS encoding histidine phosphatase family protein, producing the protein MTTIYFVRHAHSTYTKEERERPLSDKGHCDAENVTRLLKDKHIDIVISSPYKRAIQTVQGIANTYNLSIQLEEDLRERLLSKEPVQDFNNALQKVWEDWTFAYEGGESNDVAQRRAVICMQSILKKYKGKNIVIGTHGNIMVLLMNYFDSKYDFQFWRTLHMPDVYKLTFDNNCFSSAERVEKTGHRINIL; encoded by the coding sequence ATGACGACAATATATTTCGTTCGCCATGCCCACTCTACATATACAAAAGAAGAACGGGAACGGCCTCTATCTGATAAAGGGCATTGTGATGCAGAGAATGTAACACGTTTATTAAAAGATAAACATATTGATATTGTAATCTCTAGCCCGTACAAAAGGGCGATTCAAACCGTGCAAGGGATAGCGAATACATATAATTTATCAATACAACTGGAAGAAGATTTACGGGAAAGGCTATTAAGTAAAGAACCAGTACAGGATTTTAATAATGCTCTTCAGAAGGTATGGGAAGACTGGACTTTTGCATACGAAGGCGGAGAATCAAATGATGTAGCACAAAGACGTGCTGTAATATGTATGCAAAGTATATTAAAAAAATATAAAGGTAAGAATATTGTAATAGGTACTCATGGGAATATTATGGTATTACTCATGAATTATTTTGATTCGAAATATGATTTTCAGTTTTGGAGAACCCTTCATATGCCTGATGTGTATAAATTAACTTTTGATAATAATTGTTTCAGCTCTGCTGAAAGAGTAGAGAAAACAGGTCATCGGATAAACATTTTGTAA
- a CDS encoding DUF3147 family protein: MHFLVKVIVSALIIGVITEVAKHYSTIGGFIAALPLVSLLSLFWISVEGGNKQELSQFAIGVLYGFPASALLLFIVYIGLKNSFSLSTSVLFGIGVWCIVFACQKLFQA; encoded by the coding sequence ATGCATTTCCTCGTTAAAGTAATCGTTTCCGCACTTATTATTGGCGTTATTACTGAAGTCGCTAAACATTATAGTACGATAGGCGGCTTTATTGCTGCCCTTCCACTCGTTAGTTTACTAAGCCTATTTTGGATTTCTGTCGAAGGTGGGAACAAACAAGAATTAAGTCAATTTGCTATAGGCGTATTATATGGATTTCCTGCATCCGCACTACTATTATTTATCGTCTATATTGGTCTAAAAAACTCTTTTTCACTTAGTACATCTGTCCTGTTCGGTATAGGTGTTTGGTGTATCGTTTTTGCTTGTCAAAAATTATTTCAAGCTTAA